The sequence below is a genomic window from Granulicatella elegans.
AAACAACGTTTATTAGCATTGCAGTCAAGTGGTATTGTTTATCAACGGTTTATTCAACTGGTTCAGGCAGCGAGTATTTCTGATTTTTTCCATCGCTTTTTTACGATTCAAGAGTTATTCAAAGCAGATATTTTAACAATACGAAACTATAAACAAGAAGTTCATTCATTAGTCATTTCAAAACAAGAATTAAAAGAGAATGAAGATAGTTTATTAAAAAAACAGCAAGATTTACAAACAGAATCTACTTTATATGAAGAAAGTATTCAAGTTTTAAAACAAAATCTTTCTACTAATAAAGAAGCATTGTTAGCAATTCGTGAAAAAGTAAAACAGTCGAGTGAAAATGAAGAACCAACCACTCATCACTCTCCTAGTGAAAGTAAAAAAGAAGAAAAGGTTAAAGAGTCTTCTATTGAAAATTCTAAAGAAACCACTTCAGCAACAGGTAAGAAATCTCTTGAAAATCAACAGCTAAACCAATCTTCTTCAAAGAGTAAAACAGTAACTAGTGAAACAAATTCTAGTTCTGTTGGAAAAGAATTTGTTGCAGAAGCAACAGCCTATTCTTATAAACAACCTGGGCTAAATAATTATACAGCAATGGGCATTGATTTAAGACAAAATCCTAATGTCATTGCAGTAGATCCCACTCAAATTCCATTAGGAACTTTAGTGGAAGTTCCAGGGTATGGAATTGCGATTGCTGGAGATACAGGTGCAGATATTAAAGGAAATCGAATTGATTTACATTATCCTGAAGTACAGCAAGCAATGGATTTTGGAAGAAAAAAGATTACGATAAAAGTGATGAATTAAGAAGAATTTCAGATTAAATCTGGAATTCTTTTTTGTTAACATAAGTTTTATAAAAAAATATTTTTTAAATGTGATGATTTGTTAACATTAAACCGAAAACTCTTTGATAAACTTGTAACTGAATTTATAAAAGTAAGATGAAAAGGGAGTAACAAATGTGAACCTGTTAGAAGAAATACAAAACTATTGGAATCATCGATATACAGGATATTCCAAAGTGAATCAAAAAGAATTAGAAGGAATTCAAAGAAAAAGATGGAAAGAAGAATTGAAGCGATTGTTACCAGCTAATCCAAATCTTAAAGTATTAGATATAGGGACAGGCCCCGGTTTTTTTTCAATTATTTTAGAAGAATTAGGTTATACAACTATAACAGGTATTGATGTTTCCGATAAAATGCTAGAAGTTGCCAAAG
It includes:
- a CDS encoding 3D domain-containing protein, with translation MDLDKRLRKNIVITGVVGLLLTHSPISIHAQEISQESILQLEQELSQKLNFANEKYRQVATLKNDLKELASNQALLEQQINQQQEKLVEKESVVKQRLLALQSSGIVYQRFIQLVQAASISDFFHRFFTIQELFKADILTIRNYKQEVHSLVISKQELKENEDSLLKKQQDLQTESTLYEESIQVLKQNLSTNKEALLAIREKVKQSSENEEPTTHHSPSESKKEEKVKESSIENSKETTSATGKKSLENQQLNQSSSKSKTVTSETNSSSVGKEFVAEATAYSYKQPGLNNYTAMGIDLRQNPNVIAVDPTQIPLGTLVEVPGYGIAIAGDTGADIKGNRIDLHYPEVQQAMDFGRKKITIKVMN